One part of the Bradyrhizobium sp. CB1650 genome encodes these proteins:
- a CDS encoding molybdopterin-binding protein, translated as MTQRLPPSLTPLDAALTALLDRLEPHAPLELPLAEAGGCIAAGMPLLTAYPPRDVAAADGWALAANDLVGASSYSPLPLVSAPQWMEAGDALPEGCDCVLDADAVDVSGPLAQVVAEGLPGQNVRRAGRDVADRTLACAEGSPIGVADLLLARMTGVDRLSVRRPRLRIVNVPGATATMLTIVDIARAAGLQVSNHEARARDEASIADALDTSSSDLVVTIGGSGVGHRDAAVTALARRGEVIAHGLALQPGRTVAVGRLGKVPVVVMPGAPDHALAVWLALVLPIIDRLSARRPRRPLILPLARKIASGVGIAEIALLAEEQGRWRPLAVGEWPLRAIADADAWLLIPGSSEGFAAGTPVDAYLMRE; from the coding sequence ATGACCCAGCGCCTGCCGCCATCGCTCACGCCGCTCGATGCTGCGCTCACCGCGCTGCTGGACCGGCTCGAGCCGCACGCGCCGCTCGAATTGCCGCTGGCCGAGGCGGGCGGCTGTATCGCGGCGGGGATGCCGCTCCTGACGGCCTATCCACCTCGTGACGTTGCCGCCGCAGATGGTTGGGCGCTAGCCGCGAACGATCTCGTCGGCGCATCTTCCTATTCGCCTCTGCCTTTGGTCAGCGCACCGCAATGGATGGAGGCCGGCGATGCGCTGCCGGAGGGATGCGACTGCGTGCTGGACGCCGACGCCGTCGACGTCTCGGGGCCGCTTGCCCAGGTGGTGGCGGAAGGGCTGCCCGGCCAAAACGTAAGGCGCGCCGGACGCGATGTCGCCGACCGCACGCTTGCCTGCGCAGAGGGATCTCCGATCGGAGTGGCCGATCTGCTGCTTGCGCGCATGACTGGGGTGGACAGGCTGAGCGTGCGGCGGCCGCGGCTGCGCATCGTCAATGTGCCAGGTGCGACGGCGACGATGCTCACGATCGTCGACATCGCGCGTGCAGCGGGACTGCAGGTAAGCAACCATGAGGCCCGCGCGCGCGACGAAGCATCGATCGCCGATGCGCTCGATACATCAAGCAGCGATCTCGTCGTGACGATCGGCGGCAGCGGCGTCGGTCACCGGGATGCAGCCGTTACGGCGCTGGCTCGGCGCGGCGAGGTGATCGCCCATGGTCTTGCGCTCCAGCCCGGACGCACTGTTGCGGTCGGGCGGCTCGGAAAAGTCCCCGTCGTCGTCATGCCCGGTGCGCCCGATCATGCGCTGGCCGTCTGGCTCGCGCTCGTGCTTCCGATCATCGACCGATTGTCCGCGCGGCGTCCGCGCCGGCCGCTGATCTTGCCGCTCGCTCGCAAGATCGCATCCGGTGTCGGCATTGCCGAGATTGCATTGCTGGCGGAAGAGCAGGGAAGGTGGCGGCCGCTCGCGGTCGGTGAGTGGCCGTTGCGCGCGATCGCCGATGCGGACGCATGGCTGCTCATTCCCGGCAGCAGCGAGGGATTTGCGGCGGGCACGCCGGTCGATGCCTATCTGATGCGGGAATGA
- a CDS encoding extracellular solute-binding protein: protein MAFRRLSVALALLCGLAASIGASSAEDRSIVVASTTSTQDSGLFGYLLPIFKAKTGIDVKVIAQGTGQALDTARRGDADVVFVHAKPQEERFVADGFGVKRFDVMYNDFVLIGPKSDPAGVKGKDIVTALKAIEAKGAPFVSRGDRSGTHAAELALWIVAGIDIPSAKGPWYREIGQGMGAALNTASAMNAYVLSDRGTWISFKNRGDLDIVVEGDKRLFNQYGVILVNPEKHPGVKKELGQTFVDWLISPEGQAAIAGYKIDGQQLFFPNADKSGG from the coding sequence ATGGCCTTTCGCCGCCTGTCCGTCGCCCTCGCACTTCTCTGCGGCCTCGCAGCCAGCATTGGGGCCTCATCCGCCGAGGACCGCTCCATCGTCGTGGCCTCGACGACGTCGACGCAGGATTCCGGCCTGTTCGGCTATCTCCTGCCGATCTTCAAGGCCAAGACCGGGATCGACGTGAAGGTGATCGCGCAGGGCACCGGACAGGCGCTCGACACCGCGCGCCGTGGCGACGCCGACGTCGTGTTCGTGCACGCCAAGCCTCAGGAGGAGCGTTTCGTCGCCGACGGATTTGGCGTGAAGCGGTTCGACGTGATGTACAATGATTTCGTGCTGATCGGGCCGAAGAGCGATCCCGCCGGCGTGAAGGGCAAGGACATCGTCACCGCGCTGAAGGCAATCGAGGCCAAGGGCGCCCCGTTCGTCTCGCGCGGCGACCGCTCCGGCACCCATGCGGCGGAGCTCGCGCTCTGGATCGTTGCCGGCATCGACATCCCGAGCGCCAAGGGCCCCTGGTATCGCGAGATCGGCCAGGGCATGGGCGCGGCGCTCAACACCGCGAGCGCGATGAACGCCTATGTGCTGTCCGACCGCGGCACCTGGATCTCCTTCAAGAACCGCGGCGATCTCGACATCGTTGTCGAGGGCGACAAGCGGCTGTTCAACCAGTACGGCGTGATTTTGGTAAACCCCGAGAAGCATCCGGGCGTGAAGAAGGAACTGGGGCAGACTTTCGTCGATTGGCTGATCTCGCCGGAGGGCCAGGCCGCCATCGCCGGCTACAAGATCGACGGCCAGCAATTGTTCTTTCCCAACGCCGACAAGAGCGGCGGTTGA
- a CDS encoding ABC transporter ATP-binding protein translates to MRAPVSDLPLVLDDVSLQAGATTRLYGISLTIAPGAPCLIVGPNGAGKSSFLRLCMGLSAPTSGRITWGGRTDPAPTRRAFVFQRPVMLRRAASGNVTYALAQAGTPRSQRAARAQALLQRVGLADLAHRPARLLSGGEQQRLALARALARDPEILLLDEPTANLDPAATRAVEEIVMSAAQSGIKIVMASHDLGQVRRLAGEVIFLARGTLCERAATNDFLDRPSTPEARAFLRGDLVV, encoded by the coding sequence ATGCGCGCGCCGGTGAGCGATCTTCCCCTGGTTCTCGACGACGTCTCGCTGCAGGCCGGTGCGACCACACGTCTCTACGGCATCAGCCTGACGATTGCGCCGGGCGCGCCGTGCCTGATCGTCGGTCCAAATGGGGCCGGCAAGTCCAGTTTTCTTCGCCTCTGCATGGGCCTGAGTGCGCCGACAAGCGGCCGCATCACCTGGGGTGGCCGCACCGATCCGGCACCGACGCGCCGCGCCTTCGTGTTTCAGCGGCCGGTGATGTTGCGGCGCGCGGCTTCGGGCAACGTCACCTACGCCCTCGCGCAGGCCGGCACGCCGCGGTCGCAGCGCGCCGCGCGTGCGCAGGCTTTGCTGCAACGCGTCGGACTTGCCGATCTCGCGCACCGCCCGGCACGGCTTCTCTCGGGCGGGGAGCAGCAGCGGCTGGCGCTGGCACGCGCGCTCGCGCGCGATCCCGAGATCCTGCTGCTGGACGAGCCGACCGCCAATCTCGACCCCGCCGCGACGCGCGCGGTGGAAGAGATCGTCATGAGCGCGGCGCAATCGGGCATCAAGATCGTGATGGCGTCGCACGATCTCGGCCAGGTGCGGCGGCTTGCGGGCGAGGTGATCTTCCTTGCGCGCGGGACGCTGTGCGAACGGGCCGCGACCAACGACTTCCTCGATCGTCCGTCGACGCCGGAGGCCCGCGCCTTCCTGCGCGGCGATCTCGTGGTTTGA
- a CDS encoding ABC transporter permease, with the protein MPDHLSALQLILAGDPALFAIVRLSLGVSLAAIALAAVIGMPMGALLALTRFPGRQVLVVLLNAMMGLPPVVVGLALYLLLSRSGPLGAFGILFTPAAMVVAQTVLILPIIAALTRQTIEDLWAEYRDELSAMNVGPIGGMTTLLWDARFSLITALLAGFGRAAAEVGAVMIVGGNIDGFTRTMTTTVALETSKGNLPLAMGLGAVLIVLVLAINAAAWGTRVWSQRSTG; encoded by the coding sequence ATGCCCGATCATCTCAGTGCTTTGCAACTCATCCTGGCCGGCGATCCGGCCCTGTTCGCGATCGTACGGCTCTCCCTTGGCGTGAGCCTTGCGGCCATCGCGCTGGCGGCCGTCATCGGCATGCCCATGGGTGCGTTACTGGCGCTCACGCGCTTTCCGGGGCGGCAGGTGCTGGTGGTGCTGCTCAATGCAATGATGGGCCTGCCGCCGGTCGTGGTCGGCCTCGCGCTCTATCTCCTGCTGTCGCGTTCGGGGCCGCTCGGCGCCTTCGGCATCCTGTTCACCCCGGCGGCGATGGTGGTGGCGCAGACGGTGCTGATCCTGCCCATCATCGCCGCGCTGACGCGGCAGACGATCGAGGACCTCTGGGCCGAATATCGCGACGAGCTCAGCGCCATGAACGTCGGACCGATCGGCGGCATGACAACGCTGCTGTGGGACGCGCGCTTCAGCCTGATCACCGCGCTGCTCGCCGGTTTCGGCCGTGCCGCGGCGGAGGTCGGCGCGGTCATGATCGTGGGCGGCAATATCGACGGCTTTACCCGCACGATGACGACCACGGTGGCGCTTGAAACGTCCAAGGGCAACCTGCCGCTCGCGATGGGATTGGGCGCGGTGCTGATCGTGCTGGTGCTTGCCATCAACGCTGCCGCCTGGGGCACGCGCGTCTGGTCGCAACGGTCGACGGGATGA
- a CDS encoding helix-turn-helix transcriptional regulator — MDFLTTSEAADYLRLGERKLYELVTTGAIPCSKVTGKWLFPRHELDLWVLSGLARPGGMLAAEPPPIMGGSQDDLLEWSLRESGSGVASLNEGTARGLERLQRNEVIAAAVHFHSLDASDNLAGDANVAALRTAADLHDGVLVGLVRREQGLVVPPGNPKRLRSLSEVLALGARMAVRQEGAGAQMLLDVLLKRAGASAKELRRLETPCLTGPDLAAAIRAGHADCGLATRAAARTAGLDFVPLVWENFDLAMRQRSYFRPAMQALIRFLGDRRLRQRADELTGYDPSPAGQIRFAA, encoded by the coding sequence ATGGACTTCCTGACGACCAGCGAAGCCGCCGACTACCTCCGGCTCGGGGAGCGCAAGCTCTATGAGCTCGTCACAACCGGTGCGATCCCCTGCAGCAAGGTGACCGGGAAGTGGCTGTTTCCCCGGCATGAGCTCGACCTCTGGGTGCTGTCGGGCCTGGCGCGTCCCGGCGGCATGCTGGCCGCCGAGCCGCCGCCGATCATGGGCGGCAGCCAGGACGATCTCCTGGAATGGAGTTTGCGTGAATCCGGCTCCGGGGTCGCCTCCCTCAACGAGGGCACCGCCCGCGGGCTCGAACGCTTGCAGCGCAACGAGGTGATCGCCGCGGCGGTGCATTTCCACAGCCTCGATGCCTCCGACAATCTCGCGGGCGATGCCAATGTCGCGGCGCTGCGGACGGCGGCGGATCTGCACGATGGGGTGCTGGTGGGACTGGTTCGCCGCGAGCAGGGCCTCGTTGTGCCGCCGGGCAATCCCAAACGGCTGCGCAGCCTGTCGGAGGTGCTGGCGCTCGGCGCCAGGATGGCCGTGCGGCAAGAGGGCGCAGGCGCGCAGATGCTGCTGGATGTGCTGCTGAAGCGCGCGGGCGCTTCGGCCAAGGAGCTGCGCCGGCTGGAGACGCCGTGCCTCACCGGCCCGGACCTTGCCGCCGCGATCCGTGCCGGCCATGCCGATTGCGGCCTGGCGACGCGCGCCGCGGCGCGCACCGCCGGCCTCGATTTCGTGCCGTTGGTCTGGGAGAATTTCGATCTCGCGATGCGGCAGCGCAGCTATTTCCGCCCCGCGATGCAGGCCTTGATCCGCTTCCTCGGCGACCGGCGGCTGCGGCAGCGCGCCGACGAGCTGACCGGCTACGACCCCTCGCCCGCGGGACAGATCCGCTTCGCGGCCTGA
- a CDS encoding ABC transporter substrate-binding protein, producing MNPTRFGLPVAVAFAAALMPGSVSAQVSDDVVKIGVLTDMNGPASAPTGQGSVTAAQIAIDDFGGKVLGKPISVVVGDHQLKADIGGAIARRWYDVDQVDLIVDVPVSAVGLAVQNIANEKKRLFITHSTGTADFHGKFCSPYAIQWVFDTRALAVGTADAVVKRGGDSWFFITDDYAFGHSLERDASNVVTANGGKVLGSVRPPLATPDLSSFVLQAQASKAKIIGIAAGPPNNMNEIKTGAEFGVFKGGQQMAALLALITDIHGLGLQAAQGLLLTTSFYWDMDDKTREWSKRYFAKMNRMPTMWQAGVYSSVMHYLNAIKETGTDDPLKVAAKMREKPIEDFFARNGKLRQDNLMVHDLWLVQVKSPEESKYPWDYYKILATISGDKAFGPPDPACALVKK from the coding sequence GTGAATCCAACCAGATTTGGACTGCCGGTCGCGGTCGCCTTCGCGGCGGCGCTGATGCCGGGCTCTGTCTCGGCGCAGGTGTCGGACGACGTGGTCAAGATCGGCGTGCTCACCGACATGAACGGCCCGGCCTCGGCGCCCACCGGCCAGGGCTCGGTGACGGCGGCGCAGATCGCGATCGACGATTTCGGCGGCAAGGTGCTCGGCAAGCCGATCAGCGTCGTCGTCGGCGATCACCAGCTCAAGGCCGACATCGGCGGCGCGATCGCGCGGCGCTGGTACGACGTCGACCAGGTCGACCTGATCGTCGACGTGCCGGTCTCGGCGGTCGGGCTCGCGGTGCAGAACATCGCCAATGAGAAGAAGCGGCTGTTCATCACCCACTCCACCGGCACCGCCGACTTCCACGGCAAATTCTGCTCGCCTTACGCGATCCAGTGGGTGTTCGACACACGCGCGCTCGCCGTCGGCACGGCCGATGCGGTGGTCAAGCGCGGCGGCGATAGCTGGTTCTTCATCACCGACGACTACGCCTTCGGCCATTCACTGGAGCGCGACGCCTCCAACGTCGTGACCGCCAATGGCGGCAAGGTGCTCGGCTCGGTGCGGCCGCCGCTGGCGACTCCCGACCTCTCCTCCTTCGTGCTGCAGGCGCAGGCCTCCAAGGCCAAGATCATCGGCATCGCGGCCGGCCCGCCGAACAACATGAACGAGATCAAGACCGGCGCCGAGTTCGGCGTGTTCAAGGGCGGCCAGCAGATGGCGGCGCTGCTCGCGCTGATCACCGACATCCACGGGCTCGGCCTGCAGGCGGCGCAGGGCCTGCTGCTGACCACGTCCTTCTACTGGGACATGGACGACAAGACCCGCGAATGGTCGAAGCGCTACTTCGCCAAGATGAACCGGATGCCGACGATGTGGCAGGCCGGCGTCTACTCAAGCGTGATGCACTATCTCAACGCCATCAAGGAGACCGGCACCGACGATCCGCTGAAGGTCGCGGCCAAGATGCGCGAGAAGCCGATCGAGGACTTCTTCGCGCGCAACGGCAAGCTGCGCCAGGACAATCTGATGGTGCACGATCTCTGGCTGGTGCAGGTGAAGTCGCCGGAGGAGAGCAAATATCCGTGGGACTATTACAAGATCCTGGCGACCATTTCGGGCGACAAGGCGTTCGGCCCGCCGGACCCGGCGTGCGCGCTGGTGAAGAAGTGA
- a CDS encoding TAXI family TRAP transporter solute-binding subunit produces MKLASSILLGVALLVSPAIAQSGDKAIPTTTISLGTATPGGGFPLYGDALAQVMNAADPQVSIAPRNTKGSNENIPLLEKGELDLALVAGEPAYEAFAGIGRAPARLKILTAIYSNPGMFVVRADSPYKTIRDLVGQSVAFGAKGSGLPILARYVLDGLGLKQDEDFKAIYLDRAGDGPAMVEDGRAAALWGAGIGWPGFATVASSASGARFIAPSAEEIARIRAKHSFLKPLTVPAGSYPKQSEPIASLGSWSFVLTREDLPDDVAYRLAKTLHGAEATFCKTLAQACETTAANTVGAAPRPELIHPGVMKYFREIGVVK; encoded by the coding sequence ATGAAACTCGCTTCATCCATCCTTCTCGGTGTGGCGCTGCTCGTCAGCCCCGCTATCGCCCAATCCGGAGACAAGGCCATTCCGACCACGACGATCAGTCTCGGCACCGCGACGCCGGGCGGCGGCTTCCCGCTCTATGGCGACGCCCTCGCGCAAGTGATGAACGCGGCCGATCCGCAAGTTTCCATCGCCCCGCGCAACACCAAGGGCAGCAACGAGAACATTCCGCTTCTGGAGAAGGGCGAGCTCGATCTCGCTCTGGTCGCCGGCGAGCCGGCCTATGAGGCCTTTGCCGGCATCGGCCGGGCACCGGCGCGGCTGAAGATTCTCACCGCGATCTATTCCAATCCCGGCATGTTCGTGGTGCGGGCGGACAGCCCCTACAAGACCATCCGCGATCTCGTCGGACAGTCGGTCGCGTTCGGCGCCAAGGGCTCCGGCCTGCCGATCCTGGCACGCTACGTGCTCGACGGGCTCGGCCTGAAGCAGGATGAAGATTTCAAGGCGATCTATCTGGACCGCGCCGGCGATGGCCCTGCGATGGTCGAGGACGGCCGGGCCGCCGCGCTCTGGGGCGCGGGCATCGGCTGGCCCGGATTTGCGACAGTCGCATCCAGCGCATCCGGCGCGCGCTTCATTGCTCCAAGCGCGGAAGAGATCGCGCGCATCCGCGCCAAACATTCCTTCCTGAAGCCGCTGACCGTGCCGGCCGGCAGCTACCCGAAGCAGAGCGAACCGATCGCCTCGCTCGGCTCCTGGAGTTTTGTGCTGACGCGCGAGGATCTGCCCGACGATGTCGCCTATCGTCTGGCGAAGACGCTGCATGGCGCGGAGGCAACGTTCTGCAAGACGTTGGCGCAGGCCTGCGAGACCACGGCTGCGAACACCGTCGGTGCGGCGCCGAGGCCGGAGCTGATTCATCCGGGGGTGATGAAGTATTTCCGCGAGATCGGCGTCGTGAAGTAG
- a CDS encoding tripartite tricarboxylate transporter substrate binding protein: MLRILRNGAFGLVFLSSLLNAAPPATAADYPNRPVHWLIGFAAGGPVDIVARIMAQWLSDHLGQQFIVENRTGSGGNIAAAAAINAPADGYTLLFVAPNNAISTSLYKKLPFDFVRDTVPVASIMQLTNMLVVSNAFPAKTVQQFIDYCKANPGKISFASSGNGTSVHMSAELFKVMTKCDMVHVPYRGSAIAFPDIISNKVQLIFDNLPSALEQARGGNVRALGVTSPQRWPGVPDVPAIAETVPGFEAVGFYGISAPKGTPPEIVEILNKAVGEALKDPKLVARLAETGGIPKPMTPAEFGKLVSDETEKWRKVVEFAGVSVD, translated from the coding sequence ATGCTGCGAATTTTGCGTAACGGTGCTTTCGGTCTCGTATTCCTTTCAAGTCTGCTCAACGCTGCACCTCCCGCCACCGCCGCCGACTATCCCAACCGTCCCGTGCACTGGCTGATCGGATTCGCCGCGGGCGGCCCGGTCGACATCGTGGCGCGGATCATGGCGCAGTGGCTGTCGGACCATCTCGGCCAGCAATTCATCGTCGAGAACCGCACCGGTTCCGGCGGCAACATCGCGGCCGCCGCCGCGATCAACGCGCCGGCCGACGGCTATACGCTGCTGTTCGTCGCGCCCAACAACGCGATCTCGACCTCGCTCTACAAGAAGCTGCCGTTCGATTTCGTGCGCGACACCGTGCCGGTCGCGAGCATCATGCAGCTCACCAACATGCTGGTCGTCTCCAACGCGTTTCCCGCCAAGACGGTTCAGCAGTTCATCGACTACTGCAAGGCCAATCCGGGCAAGATCTCCTTTGCCTCGTCGGGCAACGGCACCTCGGTGCACATGTCGGCGGAGCTGTTCAAGGTGATGACCAAATGCGACATGGTGCACGTGCCCTATCGCGGCTCGGCGATCGCCTTCCCCGACATCATCTCCAACAAGGTGCAGCTCATCTTCGACAATCTGCCGTCCGCGCTGGAGCAGGCGCGCGGGGGCAATGTCCGCGCGTTAGGGGTGACCTCGCCGCAGCGGTGGCCGGGCGTGCCCGACGTGCCCGCGATCGCGGAAACCGTGCCGGGCTTCGAAGCGGTCGGCTTCTACGGCATCTCCGCGCCGAAGGGCACGCCTCCCGAGATCGTCGAGATCCTCAACAAGGCCGTCGGCGAGGCCTTGAAGGACCCGAAGCTGGTGGCGCGCCTCGCCGAGACCGGCGGCATCCCGAAGCCAATGACGCCGGCCGAGTTCGGCAAGCTGGTCTCGGACGAAACCGAGAAATGGCGCAAGGTCGTCGAATTCGCCGGCGTCTCGGTCGATTAG
- a CDS encoding DUF6884 domain-containing protein produces the protein MKVAFVSCVKMKAASERPARDLYVSPWFVMARRFAERNSDRWFILSAAYGLLDPDRVIEPYEKTLSDMPIADRRGWAKLVTKQMDLAGVRGNEAIVLAGINYRRLLNMALLDRFAEVEVPMEGLMLGQQLSWLSKN, from the coding sequence ATGAAGGTCGCGTTTGTTTCCTGCGTGAAGATGAAGGCCGCCTCCGAGCGTCCCGCGCGTGACCTCTATGTCTCGCCCTGGTTCGTGATGGCCAGAAGATTCGCCGAGCGGAACTCCGACCGATGGTTCATCCTGTCGGCCGCCTATGGACTCCTCGATCCAGACCGGGTCATCGAGCCATACGAGAAGACGCTCAGCGACATGCCGATCGCGGATCGTCGAGGCTGGGCCAAGCTTGTCACCAAGCAGATGGATCTAGCAGGCGTCCGCGGCAACGAGGCGATCGTCCTCGCCGGCATCAACTATCGACGACTCCTGAACATGGCGCTACTCGACCGGTTCGCTGAGGTCGAGGTGCCAATGGAAGGACTCATGCTCGGCCAACAGCTGAGCTGGCTATCTAAGAATTAA
- a CDS encoding DUF2493 domain-containing protein: MRVVVFGGRDFDDRRWLYRVMDAVHVDRLITCIIEGEMSGTDLLARAWAEDRGVAVDPYPADWDNITRPGAVVRRNRRGKLYDAAAGPYRNERMLREGRPEYAIAFPGGRGTRDMMIRCWEYGLEPFVPLRSS, from the coding sequence ATGCGCGTTGTGGTGTTCGGCGGTCGCGACTTCGACGACCGGCGGTGGCTGTACCGGGTGATGGATGCGGTTCACGTCGATCGCTTGATCACTTGCATCATCGAAGGCGAGATGTCGGGCACCGATTTGCTCGCGCGTGCGTGGGCGGAGGACCGCGGTGTCGCCGTCGATCCATACCCGGCTGACTGGGACAACATCACTCGTCCCGGAGCTGTGGTGAGAAGAAACCGCCGCGGCAAACTCTACGACGCCGCGGCGGGTCCGTACCGGAACGAGCGCATGCTGCGCGAAGGCCGGCCTGAGTATGCCATCGCCTTTCCCGGAGGTCGTGGCACACGCGACATGATGATCAGGTGTTGGGAGTACGGACTAGAGCCCTTCGTACCCCTCCGATCCAGCTGA
- a CDS encoding DUF4118 domain-containing protein: MVSRNGANYVARSLDDGDDLALVSRDVERITQAIDQLWDGLENGIPPDWLGDSTIDLDEPSVAEHFGVAAQPRPLDSYKDKRFAQIVLALAMTAIAVPLAICMHVHLSECEPEIVFTLAVSAVAMIDMMPALLLSMFSALAFNFSIVPPESAFTMPTREEIVYFLINIMVSIAIPLLLSWIGGVRRALVRTPNT; the protein is encoded by the coding sequence GTGGTTTCACGGAACGGCGCTAACTACGTCGCCCGCTCGCTCGATGATGGCGATGACCTCGCTTTGGTCTCGCGCGATGTCGAACGGATCACTCAGGCCATAGATCAGCTCTGGGACGGGCTGGAAAATGGTATTCCCCCTGACTGGCTCGGGGACTCAACCATTGATCTCGACGAGCCATCGGTCGCTGAACACTTCGGAGTGGCCGCGCAACCGCGTCCACTTGATAGCTATAAGGACAAACGTTTCGCTCAGATCGTGCTTGCGTTGGCCATGACTGCCATCGCCGTGCCCTTGGCTATATGCATGCATGTCCACCTGTCGGAGTGCGAGCCGGAGATTGTGTTCACTCTCGCTGTGAGCGCGGTTGCCATGATCGATATGATGCCGGCGCTTCTGCTCTCAATGTTCTCGGCTTTGGCGTTCAACTTCTCGATCGTTCCACCGGAAAGCGCGTTCACGATGCCGACCAGGGAAGAGATCGTCTATTTCCTGATCAACATCATGGTGTCTATCGCGATCCCGCTGCTTCTCAGCTGGATCGGAGGGGTACGAAGGGCTCTAGTCCGTACTCCCAACACCTGA